Proteins found in one Pantoea cypripedii genomic segment:
- the pmrB gene encoding two-component system sensor histidine kinase PmrB, protein MFWPLLRPRKNSTLRWRLLLVIGLILIVCQTISVWGVWHESKEQIALLVNAALDNHNPHQHLEKEIHEAIISLALPSIVMILVALFLCFQAITSLTRPLSELQKRLEERGEEKLTPVDYHSSLQEIDAVTQAINRLVSRLSASLERERMFTSDVAHELRTPLAGLRLHLELLERTHQCDVKPLMQRLDQMTSSVTQLLQLARAGQSFSTGSYQNVRLIQDVVEPMKHEFEAMLAQHQQVLILTMPQEVIVRGDATLLKVMLRNLVENAHRYSPHDTCITIRISKLPSPVLVVEDEGVGIDESKIGELSQAFVRMDRRFGGIGLGLSIVTRIVQLHKGQFLLENRGSVPGCRARVIFTGQ, encoded by the coding sequence ATGTTCTGGCCTTTGTTACGTCCCCGTAAAAACAGCACCCTGCGCTGGCGGTTATTGCTGGTCATTGGCTTGATTCTGATTGTTTGTCAGACCATCAGTGTGTGGGGGGTATGGCATGAGAGCAAAGAACAGATCGCGTTACTGGTGAATGCTGCACTGGATAATCACAATCCACACCAGCATCTGGAAAAAGAAATCCATGAAGCCATCATCAGCCTGGCGCTTCCCAGCATCGTCATGATTCTCGTGGCGTTATTCCTCTGTTTTCAGGCGATAACCAGCCTGACCCGGCCTTTATCAGAGCTGCAAAAACGCCTGGAGGAACGCGGTGAGGAAAAACTGACACCGGTGGACTATCACAGTTCTTTGCAGGAGATTGATGCGGTGACTCAGGCCATCAATCGCCTGGTATCCCGCCTGAGCGCCAGTCTTGAGCGGGAGCGCATGTTTACCTCCGACGTTGCGCACGAACTGCGCACCCCGCTGGCCGGTCTCAGGCTCCATCTGGAACTGCTGGAAAGAACACATCAATGCGATGTGAAGCCCCTGATGCAGCGACTCGATCAGATGACCAGCAGCGTGACCCAGCTGTTACAGCTGGCGCGGGCCGGGCAATCTTTTTCAACCGGAAGCTACCAGAATGTCAGGTTGATCCAGGATGTTGTCGAGCCGATGAAACATGAATTCGAAGCCATGCTGGCACAGCATCAACAGGTCTTAATTCTCACTATGCCGCAGGAGGTTATCGTGCGTGGTGATGCGACTCTGCTGAAGGTGATGCTGCGAAATCTGGTGGAAAATGCCCATCGTTACAGCCCGCACGATACCTGTATCACCATCCGTATCAGCAAGCTGCCGTCTCCGGTGCTGGTGGTAGAAGATGAGGGAGTGGGAATTGATGAAAGCAAAATTGGCGAGCTGAGTCAGGCGTTTGTACGCATGGATCGTCGTTTTGGTGGCATAGGGCTGGGGCTGAGTATCGTCACCCGTATTGTTCAGCTGCATAAAGGGCAGTTTTTACTGGAGAATCGGGGCAGCGTTCCGGGTTGCCGGGCCAGAGTCATCTTTACCGGCCAATAA